A window from Motilibacter aurantiacus encodes these proteins:
- a CDS encoding BCCT family transporter, translating to MPRVSPAFWASLAIVLPFVAWGAVSADSLADTAAACRAFLVDRFGWFYLLTASGVLVLVVALAVSRFGTVRLGGDEERPEYSTRAWFAMLFSAGMGIGLVFWGVAEPVAHYTAPPEADPGTNEAAREALRYSFFHWGLHPWAIYAALALALAYARFRKGAPATVSAALRPVLGARADGALGRVVDVTAVVATVFGVATSLGLGAAQVNGGLAALDDRIPVSDGVQLAVIALVTLLFLASALSGIGRGIKWLSAANMVLALSLLCFVLVTSGRANALVGVFTTTLGGYLTELPTMSLQAGPFDADRSTWINQWTIFYWAWWISWSPFVASFIARVSRGRTIREFVAGVLAVPTLMSGLWFSVFGGAGVLAERDSGALGGLGTESQLFALLDGLPGGTIAAAGAVVLVTTFFITSADSATFVLGSFSTPGGRDPHRLVTVAWGVLISAAAAVLLVGGGLEGLQTASIVSAFPFALVLLVAVASLTKALRTDVGPGHRGQQAVDEHPVTVGAGR from the coding sequence GTGCCGAGAGTCTCCCCCGCCTTCTGGGCGTCCCTTGCCATCGTCCTGCCGTTCGTCGCCTGGGGCGCCGTCTCCGCGGACTCGCTGGCTGACACCGCCGCCGCCTGCCGGGCCTTCCTGGTCGACCGCTTCGGCTGGTTCTACCTGTTGACGGCCTCCGGGGTGCTCGTGCTCGTGGTGGCGCTCGCGGTCTCGCGCTTCGGCACCGTGCGGCTCGGTGGGGACGAGGAGCGGCCGGAGTACTCCACGCGGGCGTGGTTCGCGATGCTCTTCAGCGCGGGCATGGGGATCGGCCTGGTGTTCTGGGGCGTCGCAGAGCCCGTGGCGCACTACACGGCTCCGCCCGAGGCAGACCCGGGGACGAACGAGGCGGCCCGGGAGGCGCTGCGCTACTCGTTCTTCCACTGGGGCCTGCACCCCTGGGCGATCTACGCCGCGCTCGCGCTCGCGCTCGCGTACGCCCGCTTCCGCAAGGGCGCCCCCGCGACGGTCAGCGCGGCGCTGCGGCCCGTCCTCGGCGCTCGGGCCGACGGGGCCCTCGGCCGTGTCGTCGACGTCACGGCCGTCGTGGCGACGGTGTTCGGCGTGGCCACCTCGCTAGGCCTGGGTGCGGCACAGGTGAACGGCGGCCTGGCCGCCCTCGACGACCGCATCCCCGTCTCCGACGGCGTCCAGCTCGCGGTGATCGCCCTCGTCACTCTGCTGTTCCTGGCCTCGGCCCTGTCCGGCATCGGCCGCGGCATCAAGTGGCTGTCGGCGGCGAACATGGTCCTCGCGCTGAGCCTGCTGTGCTTCGTGCTCGTCACCAGCGGCAGGGCCAATGCGCTCGTCGGCGTCTTCACCACCACCCTGGGCGGCTACCTGACCGAGCTGCCGACCATGAGCCTGCAAGCCGGCCCGTTCGACGCGGACCGCAGCACGTGGATCAATCAGTGGACGATCTTCTACTGGGCGTGGTGGATCTCCTGGTCGCCGTTCGTCGCCAGCTTCATCGCCCGGGTCTCCCGCGGGCGGACCATCCGGGAGTTCGTGGCCGGCGTCCTCGCGGTGCCCACCCTGATGAGCGGCCTCTGGTTCTCGGTGTTCGGAGGTGCCGGCGTCCTGGCCGAGCGGGACTCCGGAGCCCTCGGCGGGCTCGGCACCGAGTCCCAGCTCTTCGCGCTCCTCGACGGGCTACCCGGCGGGACCATCGCGGCAGCCGGCGCGGTGGTGCTCGTGACGACCTTCTTCATCACGAGCGCGGACTCGGCCACGTTCGTGCTGGGCTCGTTCAGCACGCCGGGCGGCCGGGACCCGCACCGCCTGGTCACCGTCGCGTGGGGCGTGCTGATCTCCGCCGCGGCCGCGGTCCTGCTCGTCGGAGGCGGGCTCGAGGGCCTGCAGACCGCGTCGATCGTCTCGGCGTTCCCCTTCGCCCTCGTGCTGCTCGTGGCCGTCGCGTCCCTGACCAAGGCACTGCGCACGGACGTCGGCCCCGGTCATCGAGGCCAGCAGGCCGTCGACGAGCACCCCGTCACTGTCGGTGCCGGCCGCTAG